From a region of the Leptospira venezuelensis genome:
- a CDS encoding LIC11073 family putative lipoprotein: MQQTLKAGNLKTPAVQAVLFSVFLFFASCGTNTEVTQSPFVFLTPVGVPQIFSVTAKYDNIDTHRPEYDLKYYITNLEPQFVGYNLYITFAIPSAGETISNANLYLENGVQPSFPQLAVQASTANVVTHTIENLQPFSPVQLFQKCEVYTFTLRALLNTGITSNMSTPVTRCSSIYPDHCGINTSCNPTACTTASCSASTQSLCPVGTACNPCTKGNAATGCACPAGESPPGCNL; this comes from the coding sequence ATCCAGCAGACCCTAAAGGCAGGCAACCTAAAAACCCCTGCCGTTCAGGCGGTTTTATTCTCGGTTTTTTTATTTTTCGCTTCTTGCGGAACGAATACTGAGGTGACCCAGTCCCCCTTTGTATTCCTAACGCCTGTTGGAGTTCCCCAGATTTTTTCTGTTACAGCTAAATACGACAATATAGACACTCATAGGCCTGAGTACGATCTAAAGTATTATATCACAAATTTGGAACCTCAGTTCGTAGGTTATAATCTTTATATCACTTTTGCTATTCCATCTGCGGGAGAAACGATCAGTAATGCAAACTTGTATTTGGAAAACGGGGTTCAACCTTCGTTTCCTCAGCTGGCGGTCCAAGCTTCTACCGCTAATGTAGTAACTCACACAATCGAAAACTTACAGCCATTCTCTCCAGTGCAGTTGTTCCAAAAATGTGAGGTCTATACTTTCACATTAAGAGCATTATTAAATACCGGAATCACTTCCAATATGTCCACTCCGGTCACAAGATGTAGTTCCATCTATCCGGATCATTGTGGAATCAATACCAGTTGCAACCCAACTGCATGCACTACAGCAAGTTGCTCTGCTTCCACACAATCACTTTGTCCTGTAGGAACCGCTTGTAATCCTTGTACCAAGGGAAATGCGGCTACAGGTTGCGCCTGCCCAGCGGGAGAATCTCCGCCGGGTTGCAATCTATGA